In Streptomyces violaceusniger Tu 4113, one DNA window encodes the following:
- the fusA gene encoding elongation factor G → MATTSLDLAKVRNIGIMAHIDAGKTTTTERILFYTGVSYKIGEVHDGAATMDWMEQEQERGITITSAATTCHWPLENVDHTINIIDTPGHVDFTVEVERSLRVLDGAVTVFDGVAGVEPQSETVWRQADRYGVPRICFVNKLDRTGAEFHRCVDMITDRLGAVPLVMQLPIGTEADFKGVVDLVTMKALVWSAEATKGEMYDTVDIPETHTEAADEWRGKLLEGVAENDEEMMELYLEGEEPTVEQLYAAIRRITIASGKGGGITVTPVFCGTAFKNKGVQPLLDAVVRYLPSPIDIEAIEGHSVKDPDEVIKRRPSEEEPLSALAFKIASDPHLGKLTFIRVYSGRMDAGTQVLNSVKGKKERIGKIYRMHANKREEIDSVGAGDIVAVMGLKQTTTGETLSDASNPVILESMDFPAPVIEVAIEPKSKGDQEKLAVAIQRLAEEDPSFRVKTDEETGQTIISGMGELHLDVLVDRMRREFKVEANVGKPQVAYRETLRKAVERYDYTHKKQTGGSGQFAKVQIALAPLEGDGYEFENKVTGGRIPREYIPSVDAGCQEAMEFGVLAGYPLTGVKVTLLDGGYHEVDSSEMAFKIAGSMAFKEAARKASPALLEPMMKVEVTTPEDYMGDVIGDINSRRGQIQSMEERSGAKLVTGLVPLSEMFGYVGDLRSKTSGRASYSMQFDSYAEVPRNVAEEIIAKAKGE, encoded by the coding sequence ATGGCCACCACTTCACTTGACCTGGCCAAGGTCCGCAACATCGGGATCATGGCACACATCGACGCGGGCAAGACGACCACCACCGAGCGGATTCTGTTCTACACCGGTGTGAGCTACAAGATCGGTGAAGTCCACGACGGCGCTGCCACGATGGACTGGATGGAGCAGGAGCAGGAGCGCGGCATCACGATCACGTCGGCCGCGACGACCTGTCACTGGCCGCTTGAGAACGTCGATCACACCATCAACATCATCGACACCCCGGGCCACGTCGACTTCACCGTCGAGGTGGAGCGTTCGCTGCGCGTGCTCGACGGTGCCGTGACCGTGTTCGATGGCGTCGCCGGTGTGGAGCCGCAGTCCGAGACGGTGTGGCGTCAGGCGGACCGCTACGGCGTTCCGCGTATCTGCTTCGTCAACAAGCTCGACCGCACCGGTGCCGAGTTCCACCGCTGCGTCGACATGATCACGGACCGCCTGGGCGCGGTGCCGCTGGTCATGCAGCTGCCGATCGGCACCGAGGCCGACTTCAAGGGTGTCGTCGACCTCGTCACCATGAAGGCGCTGGTCTGGTCCGCCGAGGCGACCAAGGGTGAGATGTACGACACCGTCGACATCCCGGAGACCCACACCGAGGCCGCCGACGAGTGGCGCGGCAAGCTGCTCGAGGGCGTCGCCGAGAACGACGAAGAGATGATGGAGCTGTACCTGGAGGGCGAGGAGCCCACCGTGGAGCAGCTTTACGCGGCGATCCGCCGCATCACCATCGCCTCCGGCAAGGGCGGCGGCATCACCGTCACCCCCGTGTTCTGTGGCACCGCGTTCAAGAACAAGGGCGTGCAGCCCCTGCTCGACGCCGTGGTCCGGTACCTCCCGTCGCCGATCGACATCGAGGCGATCGAGGGGCACTCGGTCAAGGACCCGGACGAGGTCATCAAGCGTCGTCCGTCCGAGGAGGAGCCGCTCTCGGCTCTGGCGTTCAAGATCGCGAGCGACCCGCATCTCGGCAAGCTCACCTTCATCCGTGTGTACTCCGGCCGCATGGACGCCGGCACCCAGGTGCTGAACTCCGTGAAGGGCAAGAAGGAGCGCATCGGCAAGATCTACCGGATGCACGCGAACAAGCGTGAGGAGATCGACTCGGTGGGTGCCGGCGACATCGTCGCCGTCATGGGTCTGAAGCAGACCACTACCGGTGAGACCCTCTCCGACGCGTCGAACCCGGTGATCCTGGAGTCCATGGACTTCCCGGCCCCGGTCATCGAGGTGGCCATCGAGCCGAAGTCCAAGGGCGACCAGGAGAAGCTCGCTGTCGCGATCCAGCGGCTTGCCGAGGAGGACCCGTCCTTCCGCGTCAAGACCGACGAGGAGACCGGCCAGACGATCATCTCCGGCATGGGCGAGCTGCACCTGGACGTGCTGGTCGACCGTATGCGCCGCGAGTTCAAGGTCGAGGCCAACGTCGGTAAGCCGCAGGTGGCCTACCGCGAGACGCTGCGCAAGGCGGTCGAGCGGTACGACTACACGCACAAGAAGCAGACTGGTGGTTCCGGCCAGTTCGCGAAGGTGCAGATCGCGCTGGCGCCGCTCGAGGGCGATGGCTACGAGTTCGAGAACAAGGTCACCGGTGGCCGTATCCCGCGGGAGTACATCCCGTCCGTGGACGCGGGCTGCCAGGAGGCCATGGAGTTCGGCGTGCTCGCGGGCTACCCGCTGACCGGTGTGAAGGTCACCCTGCTCGACGGTGGCTACCACGAGGTCGACTCGTCCGAGATGGCGTTCAAGATCGCCGGTTCGATGGCCTTCAAGGAGGCTGCCCGCAAGGCCAGCCCGGCCCTGCTCGAGCCGATGATGAAGGTCGAGGTCACCACGCCCGAGGACTACATGGGTGACGTGATCGGCGACATCAACTCCCGTCGCGGGCAGATCCAGTCCATGGAGGAGCGGAGCGGCGCCAAGCTGGTCACCGGCCTGGTTCCGCTGTCGGAGATGTTCGGCTACGTGGGCGACCTGCGCAGCAAGACGTCCGGCCGCGCCAGCTACTCCATGCAGTTCGACTCCTACGCCGAGGTTCCGCGGAACGTCGCCGAGGAGATCATCGCGAAGGCCAAGGGCGAGTAA
- the tuf gene encoding elongation factor Tu, with protein MAKAKFERTKPHVNIGTIGHIDHGKTTLTAAITKVLHDAYPDLNEASAFDQIDKAPEERQRGITISIAHVEYQTESRHYAHVDCPGHADYIKNMITGAAQMDGAILVVAATDGPMPQTKEHVLLARQVGVPYIVVALNKADMVDDEEIMELVELEVRELLSEYDFPGDDLPVVKVSALKALEGDAEWGKTVLDLMKAVDESIPQPERDVDKPFLMPIEDVFTITGRGTVVTGRIERGVLKVNENVDIVGIKQEKTSTTVTGIEMFRKLLDEGQAGENVGLLLRGIKREDVERGQVIIKPGSVTPHTEFEAQAYILSKDEGGRHTPFFNNYRPQFYFRTTDVTGVVTLPEGTEMVMPGDNTEMSVSLIQPVAMEEGLKFAIREGGRTVGAGQVTKINK; from the coding sequence GTGGCGAAGGCGAAGTTCGAGCGGACTAAGCCGCACGTCAACATCGGCACCATCGGTCACATCGACCACGGTAAGACCACGCTTACCGCTGCGATCACCAAGGTGCTGCATGACGCGTACCCGGACCTGAACGAGGCCTCGGCCTTCGACCAGATCGACAAGGCTCCTGAGGAGCGCCAGCGCGGTATCACCATCTCCATCGCGCACGTCGAGTACCAGACCGAGTCGCGTCACTACGCGCACGTTGACTGCCCCGGTCACGCGGACTACATCAAGAACATGATCACCGGTGCCGCGCAGATGGACGGCGCCATCCTCGTGGTCGCCGCCACCGACGGCCCGATGCCGCAGACCAAGGAGCACGTGCTCCTGGCCCGCCAGGTCGGCGTGCCGTACATCGTTGTCGCCCTGAACAAGGCCGACATGGTGGACGACGAGGAGATCATGGAGCTCGTCGAGCTCGAGGTCCGTGAGCTGCTCTCCGAGTACGACTTCCCGGGCGACGACCTGCCGGTCGTCAAGGTCTCGGCGCTCAAGGCGCTCGAGGGTGACGCCGAGTGGGGCAAGACCGTCCTCGACCTGATGAAGGCCGTCGACGAGTCCATCCCGCAGCCGGAGCGCGACGTCGACAAGCCGTTCCTGATGCCGATCGAGGACGTCTTCACCATCACCGGTCGCGGTACGGTCGTCACCGGCCGTATCGAGCGCGGTGTGCTGAAGGTCAACGAGAACGTCGACATCGTGGGCATCAAGCAGGAGAAGACCTCCACCACGGTCACCGGCATCGAGATGTTCCGCAAGCTGCTCGATGAGGGCCAGGCCGGTGAGAACGTCGGTCTGCTGCTCCGTGGCATCAAGCGCGAGGACGTCGAGCGCGGCCAGGTCATCATCAAGCCGGGTTCGGTCACGCCGCACACCGAGTTCGAGGCCCAGGCGTACATCCTGTCCAAGGACGAGGGTGGCCGCCACACGCCGTTCTTCAACAACTACCGTCCGCAGTTCTACTTCCGTACCACGGACGTGACGGGCGTTGTGACCCTCCCCGAGGGCACCGAGATGGTCATGCCGGGCGACAACACCGAGATGTCGGTCAGCCTGATCCAGCCGGTCGCCATGGAGGAGGGCCTGAAGTTCGCCATCCGTGAGGGTGGCCGGACCGTCGGCGCCGGCCAGGTCACCAAGATCAACAAGTGA